The following proteins are encoded in a genomic region of Paenibacillus sp. FSL R7-0273:
- a CDS encoding LytR/AlgR family response regulator transcription factor, whose protein sequence is MIIKIAIVEDDLDQARLLESHLDNYGTEKGLSFSIVHFPQAVALLENYTANFDIIFMDIQLPYMNGMDAARSIRALDKGVIIIFITNLTQYAILGYEVEALDYIVKPVEYFDFALKMSRAIRRINEVPRNDILISTDEGILKVSPRSIRYVETEGHHVIYHTADGVFRQYATISSIEKKLEEYDFFRCNNCYLVNLAYVQKIQGYTVILDGDALRISQPRKKAFVKKLMEYVRDKDQ, encoded by the coding sequence ATGATTATTAAAATTGCCATTGTGGAAGATGATCTGGATCAAGCCCGTCTGCTGGAAAGCCACTTGGACAATTACGGCACCGAAAAAGGGCTTTCTTTCAGCATCGTGCATTTTCCGCAAGCTGTTGCACTGTTAGAAAACTACACCGCAAATTTTGATATCATATTCATGGATATTCAATTACCTTATATGAACGGAATGGATGCTGCCCGCAGCATCAGAGCACTTGATAAAGGCGTCATTATTATCTTCATCACGAATCTTACGCAATACGCTATTCTGGGCTATGAAGTGGAAGCGCTTGATTATATCGTAAAGCCGGTCGAATATTTCGATTTCGCCCTTAAAATGTCACGCGCCATACGGAGAATCAACGAGGTACCGCGGAATGATATTCTTATCTCAACCGACGAGGGCATTCTTAAGGTATCACCCAGGAGTATCCGCTACGTTGAAACAGAAGGACATCATGTAATCTACCATACGGCAGATGGTGTATTCCGGCAGTATGCAACCATTTCGTCGATTGAGAAAAAGCTGGAGGAATATGATTTCTTCAGATGCAACAACTGCTATCTTGTTAATTTGGCCTATGTGCAAAAAATACAGGGCTATACCGTTATCCTTGACGGCGATGCCCTGCGGATTAGCCAGCCCCGGAAAAAGGCTTTTGTTAAAAAACTGATGGAATATGTAAGAGATAAGGATCAATGA
- a CDS encoding sensor histidine kinase → MKLSIMTPFAVPVIFLMSVINTHFPQFFAGMTNIFMYLFALSALYLLYKETFSELLLCLCGAVAIQVIVGRLYEILIILLHKNPYETLSLFETMVPYRDWPLYYLIHFFFCALLALLFRRKRVYEHDRANKQLIITFSLIFIVVTMILSSVSRSFEGENAVLDFIIRTFAILYALLTLLLRTRILETSRLKQDLLIMDELLYSEKKQFDSMRSEIEVINMKSHDLRQQLSSISYKLTLQELEALKEAIEVYDTTVKTGSDILDVILYKKQLFCEKNGIRMSCMADGQCLSFISSTHLYSLLNNAIENALEAVQLVQNDNKRMISISIGKEHGVIGIHVTNYFNGDFIVKDQLPQTGKKDKNRHGFGIKSMRHIADQYGGTVSFHTEEDIFYLHIYFPGS, encoded by the coding sequence ATGAAATTAAGTATAATGACTCCGTTTGCTGTTCCCGTTATTTTTCTAATGTCTGTAATCAACACGCATTTCCCGCAGTTTTTCGCCGGTATGACGAATATCTTTATGTATCTGTTCGCTCTTTCAGCGTTATATTTGCTTTACAAGGAAACCTTTTCTGAATTATTACTCTGCCTTTGCGGTGCGGTAGCCATTCAGGTCATAGTAGGCCGTTTATATGAAATATTGATTATACTCTTACACAAAAATCCGTATGAAACCCTCTCTCTCTTTGAGACTATGGTGCCATACCGGGACTGGCCGCTCTACTATTTGATTCATTTCTTTTTTTGCGCTTTGCTTGCTCTTCTTTTCCGCCGGAAAAGAGTGTATGAGCACGACCGGGCCAATAAGCAGCTAATCATTACCTTCTCCCTCATTTTTATTGTAGTAACGATGATTCTCAGCTCAGTCAGCCGTTCCTTTGAAGGGGAGAATGCGGTTCTCGATTTTATCATCCGGACCTTCGCCATTCTGTATGCCCTGTTGACCTTATTGTTACGGACGCGAATCCTGGAGACCAGCAGGCTCAAGCAGGATTTATTAATCATGGACGAGCTGCTGTATTCGGAAAAAAAGCAGTTTGACAGTATGCGGAGCGAAATTGAGGTCATTAATATGAAGTCCCACGACCTCCGCCAGCAGTTGTCGAGCATCAGCTATAAGCTCACCCTTCAGGAGCTGGAAGCTTTAAAGGAAGCCATTGAGGTATACGATACAACCGTCAAAACGGGCAGCGATATTCTGGATGTAATTCTTTATAAAAAGCAGCTTTTCTGTGAAAAAAACGGAATACGCATGAGCTGCATGGCGGATGGCCAATGCTTGTCTTTTATCTCATCCACCCATCTGTATTCCCTCTTGAATAACGCTATTGAAAATGCCCTGGAAGCTGTTCAGCTCGTCCAAAACGATAACAAACGTATGATCTCCATATCTATCGGCAAAGAACACGGCGTAATCGGAATTCACGTAACCAACTATTTTAACGGAGATTTTATCGTCAAGGATCAATTGCCGCAAACCGGCAAGAAGGATAAAAACCGCCATGGCTTTGGTATTAAAAGCATGCGCCATATTGCGGATCAATATGGCGGGACTGTTTCCTTTCATACAGAAGAAGATATTTTTTATCTGCATATTTACTTTCCCGGCAGCTGA